In Phacochoerus africanus isolate WHEZ1 chromosome 1, ROS_Pafr_v1, whole genome shotgun sequence, the following are encoded in one genomic region:
- the LOC125110968 gene encoding transmembrane epididymal protein 1A-like, with amino-acid sequence MGTLLGHLVPGLAIFFVGLYYAVTVSQALLRGQKLLFLPLPPRNKQGQRWWPRVRVEGIVKMAAGVTLILGEFFPPGTNRFALMDWEDPRRPFQNHSSWQHATIFGFFLFSALIDLMSQVWLAQQSMKLERAATALALLVTLLEMIAHIEHKNALEIRVHALLLLPIFLLALVFIIEVWVPGQPPLWVLKAWLTLVSGSWMLQMTSILYAPLSGQPWRADSPSDLAFVTTFFCWHLGLGAVVLAAIYGLCSFCHHRRSSWVGFPAAKYQPCPIGDRSGELEELRAEVVLQDGDI; translated from the coding sequence ATGGGCACTCTCTTGGGACACCTGGTTCCAGGGCTGGCCATCTTTTTTGTTGGGCTCTACTATGCAGTGACGGTGTCCCAGGCCCTTTTGCGAGGCCAGAagctcctcttcctcccactgcccccaaggaacaagcaaggccagaggtggTGGCCGCGAGTGCGTGTGGAGGGAATAGTGAAGATGGCAGCTGGAGTGACACTGATCTTGGGAGAATTCTTTCCACCTGGAACCAACCGTTTCGCCCTGATGGACTGGGAGGACCCCCGGCGGCCTTTCCAgaatcacagctcgtggcagcatGCCACCATCTTTGGGTTCTTCCTGTTTAGTGCCCTCATAGACCTCATGAGCCAGGTGTGGCTGGCCCAGCAGAGCATGAAGCTGGAGCGCGCGGCCACAGCCTTGGCCCTGCTTGTGACGCTGCTGGAAATGATCGCCCACATCGAGCACAAGAATGCCCTGGAGATCCGAGTGCACGCCCTGCTGCTGTTGCCCATCTTCCTGCTGGCCCTGGTGTTCATCATCGAGGTCTGGGTCCCCGGGCAGCCCCCACTCTGGGTGCTCAAGGCCTGGCTGACGCTGGTGTCTGGCTCCTGGATGCTGCAGATGACCTCCATCCTGTACGCCCCACTCTCCGGGCAGCCCTGGAGGGCAGACAGCCCCAGCGACCTTGCCTTTGTCACCACCTTCTTCTGCTGGCATCTGGGCTTAGGGGCTGTTGTGTTGGCTGCCATCTATGGCCTCTGCAGCTTCTGTCACCATCGCCGCTCCTCCTGGGTGGGATTCCCAGCAGCCAAGTACCAGCCGTGCCCCATAGGAGACCGAAGCGGAGAACTGGAGGAGCTCAGGGCAGAGGTCGTGCTACAGGATGGAGACATCTAA